The Pseudoalteromonas sp. DL-6 genome has a window encoding:
- a CDS encoding GGDEF domain-containing protein, with translation MEQKLKQAIDSRKVIESARQHQVSTLSNFAAKLSLSCKGLDTELDNRLAKFRSALNKGMSFEDFSPLVDDILALLKNQEAIQLAHQRDLFTSVQNAGKQLQQTKGLPDDTRRTLRHLLDNELDDIQSVHGFIPVLNQLIIFYHQALIAKSNTTFEPPNLTILTDKLFKLVSELVLEEKANEALYLIKKRIAKNRAVDQLLDAAIDVIVLIVQSIQVERESAQSFLTSLNQTLEELHRSLVSTSEHSESMNVEFESINQRIGTKLKNLNSQTKSATSITSLKKLVENELRSLSEDIIEKEKLEQKDRQILVANFAQINDRISSLESKVSNYKKRLNEQRFKSLLDSLTKLPNRAAFDERYNYEINLFNEQPSDITLVVVDVDHFKSINDRFGHTAGDITLQVIAKALQKSIRQTDFIARYGGEEFVLLMPRTSLDSATEHLNKLRQSIKKIPFKFKDQQIQITVSLGATQFKVGDTPLKAFDRADEALYDAKNSGRDRLCISK, from the coding sequence GTGGAACAAAAATTAAAACAAGCAATCGACAGTAGAAAAGTAATAGAAAGTGCGCGTCAACATCAAGTGAGTACGCTTTCTAACTTTGCAGCTAAGTTATCTTTAAGCTGTAAGGGACTTGATACTGAGCTTGATAACCGTCTGGCCAAGTTCCGCAGTGCACTCAACAAAGGCATGAGTTTTGAGGACTTTTCGCCTTTGGTAGATGATATTTTAGCCTTGCTAAAAAACCAAGAAGCCATTCAACTCGCACATCAACGTGACCTTTTTACCAGCGTTCAAAATGCAGGCAAACAATTACAACAAACTAAAGGTTTGCCTGACGATACGCGCAGAACGCTTCGCCATTTGCTCGATAACGAGCTAGACGATATTCAATCGGTACATGGTTTTATACCCGTATTAAACCAGCTAATTATTTTTTATCATCAAGCCTTAATTGCTAAAAGTAATACCACCTTTGAGCCGCCTAATTTAACCATTCTTACTGACAAGCTGTTTAAGTTAGTCAGCGAGTTAGTGCTTGAAGAAAAAGCAAACGAAGCGCTGTATTTAATTAAAAAACGTATTGCTAAAAATAGAGCGGTTGATCAGCTACTTGATGCAGCAATTGATGTAATTGTACTTATTGTACAAAGCATCCAAGTTGAACGTGAATCAGCGCAAAGCTTTTTAACCTCTTTAAACCAAACGCTTGAAGAGCTACATCGCTCATTGGTATCGACCAGTGAACATTCGGAGTCGATGAATGTTGAATTTGAGTCAATAAACCAACGCATTGGCACTAAGCTTAAAAACCTTAATTCTCAGACCAAAAGCGCCACATCAATTACCTCTTTAAAAAAGTTAGTTGAAAATGAGCTGCGCTCGCTCAGCGAAGATATAATTGAAAAAGAAAAGCTTGAGCAAAAAGACAGGCAAATTTTGGTAGCTAACTTTGCACAAATAAACGATAGGATCAGTAGCCTAGAAAGCAAAGTTAGTAATTATAAAAAACGTTTAAATGAACAACGCTTTAAAAGTTTACTCGACAGCCTAACAAAACTACCTAACCGGGCTGCCTTTGATGAGCGCTACAATTACGAAATTAACTTATTTAATGAGCAACCTTCAGACATAACCTTAGTGGTTGTTGATGTTGACCACTTTAAATCAATTAATGATCGCTTTGGCCACACAGCGGGCGACATTACCCTACAAGTGATTGCAAAAGCATTACAAAAATCAATTAGACAAACTGACTTTATTGCTCGTTATGGCGGCGAAGAGTTTGTATTATTAATGCCGCGAACTTCACTTGATAGTGCAACTGAACACCTTAATAAATTGAGGCAGTCGATTAAAAAGATCCCGTTTAAATTTAAAGACCAGCAAATTCAAATTACCGTTTCATTGGGTGCAACCCAATTTAAAGTGGGTGACACCCCTCTAAAAGCGTTTGATAGAGCCGATGAAGCTCTATACGATGCTAAAAACTCAGGCCGGGATCGTCTGTGTATTAGTAAATAG